A window of the Heptranchias perlo isolate sHepPer1 chromosome 37, sHepPer1.hap1, whole genome shotgun sequence genome harbors these coding sequences:
- the LOC137304352 gene encoding interleukin-27 receptor subunit alpha-like produces the protein MDLEPLSTYTIWMTASTKVGEGTKGPNLKFTTQASQIVIWKILVLVFVFLSIVAICILFGRCYYQLRTQSLTSIFLPQWCFQKIPDPGNSRAGLQQHHYMPGVLGMMENEPVIVEVEETAPEDKVQVPLIISNSPALAGDRGSSTEDPYWTSAPSQGVDNSQEASVRLDQRLADQSFLTKLPGGTCFISGYEKHFMPSPEDLLADEWQFDSKEECLGMGDTIGDL, from the exons ATGGACTTGGAGCCTCTGAGCACCTACACCATTTGGATGACAGCGTCCACCAAGGTGGGAGAGGGTACGAAGGGTCCAAATCTCAAGTTCACAACGCAAG CTTCACAGATTGTGATCTGGAAGATCCTGGTGCTGGTGTTCGTGTTTCTGTCGATTGTAGCTATTTGCATCCTTTTCGGAAGATGTTACTATCAACTAAG GACACAAAGCCTCACCTCCATCTTCTTACCTCAGTGGTGCTTCCAGAAAATCCCAGATCCAGGAAACAGCAGAGCTGGGCTCCAGCAG CACCATTACATGCCAGGTGTTCTTGGGATGATGGAGAATGAGCCAGTGATTGTTGAAGTGGAAGAGACTGCACCTGAGGATAAGGTACAGGTTCCATTGATAATTAGTAACAGTCCCGCTCTGGCAGGAGACAGGGGCTCAAGCACTGAAGATCCATACTGGACAAGCGCACCATCTCAGGGTGTAGACAACTCTCAGGAGGCCTCCGTGCGTCTGGATCAGCGCCTCGCCGATCAGTCCTTCCTCACAAAATTACCTGGGGGAACCTGCTTCATCTCCGGCTATGAGAAACATTTCATGCCATCACCGGAAGATCTGCTTGCCGATGAATGGCAGTTCGATAGCAAGGAAGAGTGCCTGGGGATGGGGGACACCATCGGTGACCTTTAA